Sequence from the Nitrospinota bacterium genome:
CCTTGCAAAGGAGGGGAATGTGAAAGGAAACCCCGTAGCAGAGCTACGAGGAATTCTTTTGATTAAAAAAATTTAATTGAAGCAAAAATATTTACTGTGCTATTTTTTATGAAAAGTGTTTCCGCTTCAATATCACCAGCAAACTGATCTTCCTGTCGATTCATCAAATTCATGAAGGTTTTCCTCCATATACCGATTTATTTTCCGGAGTCGTTACGAGTCCATGATTGAAGTCGAAAATTTAACCAAGTTTTACGGTCCCCGGCCCGCAATCAAGGGCATCACCTTCAACGTCAACAAGGGGGAAGTGGTCGGGTTTCTCGGTCCCAACGGAGCGGGGAAATCCACCACCATGAATATTCTTTGCTGTATCATGCCAGCCTCCAGCGGGTCCGCAAGAATCTGCGGCCACGATGTCTTTGAAGAATCAATGGAGATCCGCAAAAAAATCGGCTACCTTCCGGAAACACCTCCCCTTTACCCGGACATGACCGTAACCAGCTATCTCCAGTTTGCGGCCAGGATCCGCCGGGTTCCATCCAAAAAAGTTTCAGCCGCCGTGGACCGGGTCCTGGAGAAATGCGTATTAAAAGATGTCCGGGATCGAATCATCAAACGCCTGTCCAAGGGGTTTCAGCAACGGGTGGGATTGGCCCAATCCATGATTCATGATCCGGAAATTCTCATTCTCGATGAACCCACCATCGGCCTCGACCCGATCCAGATCATTGAAATTCGAAAATTAATACAGGAACTGGCAAACTCACACACCATCATACTGAGTTCGCATATTCTTCCCGAAATCACTCAGATCTGCAAAAGGGTAATCATCCTCAATGAAGGGGAAATCGCTGCGGTAGACACCCTGGAAGGATTGACCTCATCTTTAAACAAGAGTGAACGCTTTATCTTGAAAGTGCGTAACAGCCAAAACGGAATTTCTGAGAAACTGGGCGCACTGGAAAACGTCATTTCCGTCAAAACAGAAAAGCAAGGCCAGTTTTTGGTTGAAAGCGAGATGGGCTCTCATCTTCAGGATCAGGTGGCGCGTCTGGCCCTTGAGAATTCCTGGGGAATCGAAGAGTTGAAAATCGTCTCAATGACCCTTGAGGATATTTTCCTGCGCCTGACCCTGGAAGAAAACCAACCCAATAAAGAGAAAAAGGGAGTCGATGTATGAGAAATGCCTGGGTAATCGCAAAAAGAGATATGGGTTCTTATTTTAACTCCCCGGTATTTTATGTGGTGACCACTGTATTCCTGGTGATCTACAGTTTTATATTTTCCCAAATCCTGACATTTTTCAGTTTTCAAAGTGTGCAGGCGGGTCAGTTTCGCGGCATGAACATCGGCCTGAACCTCAACGAAATGGTGATCGAACCGTCTTTCCACAACATGGCAGTGACCCTGCTATTGATCATTCCCATTTTGACCATGCGCAGTTTTGCCGATGAAAAGAAAAGCAAAACTTACACGCTTCTTCTGTCTTCACCCATCGACCTTAAAGAAATCATTTTCGGAAAATTTCTGGCCTGCATGACGGTGGTGACAGTCATGATCCTGCTGTCCTCCTATTCCATCGGGTTTTTGTTGCTATTAGGAGAACCGGAAATCGGCCCCATCGTTACAAGCTACCTGGGCACTCTGCTCATGGCGGGCTGTTATGTGGCCATGGGCGTGTTCGCGTCTTCGCTGACGGACAATCAGATCATCGCGGCGGTCATCGCCTTTGGCATGTCCCTGTTCATGTGGATCATCGGCTGGGCCTCGCAAGCGGCCAGCGCCGGATTGGGCGAGGTATTGCAGTTTCTTTCCCTGATCGATCACATGCAACGTTTTCTGAAAGGCATCGTCGATACCAGCGATGTGATTTACTATTTATCCTTCATCCTTCTCAATTTATTTTTGACGCACCGGGTGCTCGATTCACAAAGATGGAGATAAAAAAATGAAATTATGGAATGCCATTTCAGGATGGGTCGCCTTAATGCTAGGGCTTTCCTGCCTGTTTATTTATATCGTCGCTCCTCAACAGACTCTATGGATCGCTTCCGCTGGAGGCATCTCACTTGTCAATGCATTGGTCTATATAATTTCAGAGCGGGACGCCATCAAACGCGGGATCAAATCCCGGACAGCCCTCTATGGAATGAACACCGTCATACTCTTTTGTGTTTTTCTGGGAATTCTGGTTTTTGCCAATCTAATTTCCAACCGTCACAAACAGCGGTTTGATTTTACCTCCAGCGAAATATTTACCCTGGCCCCGCAAACCGAAAAGATCGTCTCGAATCTGCCCAGGGAAGTCACGATGACGGCGTTTTTCCAAGGCGAGTCGCCGATCAAAGCGGACTTTAAGAACCTGATGGACGGCTACCTCGGCCTGTCAAACAAAATCACGTTGTCTTTTGTGGACCCGGATAAAAACCCCGCCATCGTCAAACAATACGGCATCACGACTTACGGAACCGTGGTCCTGGAAAGCGGCAAGCAGGAAACCAAAGTTCAGAACCCGAAGGAAGAAAGTGTCACCAATGCCCTTTTAAAAGTGACCCGGGACGAAAAAAAGAAAATCTACTTTCTCGAAGGCCACGGAGAACGCGACCCTGACAACACTGAAGGCCAGGGATATTCTTCGACGAAACAAGCTCTCGAACGGGATGGGTTCACGGTGGAAAAACTTCTTCTTCTGCAAACCGCAAACGTTCCGAGCGATGCGGATGCGCTGGTGATCGCCGGGCCGGAAAAACCCCTGCTCCCTCAAGAGCAGAAAGCCCTGGAAGCATTTCTCCAGAAAGGCGGTTCCATTCTTCTGCTTCTCGACCCGCAAACGAAATCCGGCCTGGAAGATTTTTTAAACCACTGGGGCATTGGGTTGCGGGAAGACATTGTGATCGATCCCATGTCTAAACTTTTTGGTGGCGATTATGCGGCTCCCGTGGTCAGCCAGTATATGATCCACGACATCACTAAAAATTTCTCCCTGCCCACCATCTTTCCCGTCCTCCGGTCGGTGACCGCTAAGCAGACGGAAGGCATTGAAGTGGATGAATTGTTGCAAACAGGGGAAAACAGCTGGGCGGAAATCGACTTCGCCGGCAAAAAGGTCAAGTTTGATGAAGGCGTGGATCAAAAAGGCCCTATCACCATCGCGGTGATCGCATCGAAAAAAATTGTCTCGGAAAAAACACCGACTCCGAGTGAGGATGAAAACCAAAATAGTAAAAAACAATCTCCCAAAAAAGGTAACCTGATGGTTATCGGAGATTCCGATTTTGCCAACAACACCTATTTTAATTTTTCAGGAAACGGTGATTTTTTTCTCAACACCGCCTCCTGGCTGGCGGAAGAGGAAAACCTGATCGCCATCCGCCCGAAGGAAAGAAAAGACACCCCCATCCATTTGACCAGTGACTGGGGAAGCGCCATCTTTCTCTTGGGAACCATTATTTTCCCCGGCGTGATCGTTTTGGCCGGAATCCGCAATTGGTGGACGAGGCGGCGTCTATGAAATTTAAGGGAACGCTGTGGATGGCTGCCGCGTTTCTCGGCATCGTTCTTTATTACTACCTGGTTGACGTTCCAGCGGTGAAAAAACAAACTCAGGAAAAAGAACGCGCTGAAAAAATTCTGCTGTTTGAAACTGAGCAAGTGGAAGAATTTCGCCTGGTAAAAAAAGATCAGACCCTGTATCTCAAACGCACAAGCCCCGACACCTGGGAACTACTGGAGCCTGTCAGGGCAAAAGCCGACGGTCAAACAGTCAACTCCTTTTTATCCTTTCTGCAATCGGCCCGCTATTCCCGAACCGTGGAAGACTCCGCAAAGGATCTTGCCGTTTACGGGTTGCAAGCCCCTTCCCTGACCATCCGCCTGCGGCTAAAAGACCAGGGAGAACAGACTCTGCTCGTCGGCGATGACCACCCCATGACCCAGAACCTTTATGTCAAACAGGAGGAGCAAAATAAGGTCTTGCTGGCGACCGCCAAGAGACAGGATCTGGACAAATCCCTTTTCGATTTTAGAGACAAAAGCCTTCTGGGTTTCAAGGTGGAGGAGATCGCACAAATCAAATTTCAAAACGATGGGCAATCGTTTCGACTGACCAAACAAAATGAACAATGGGAAATTGCTAACGGCATCAAAGCTAAAGGCGATAGCGGTGACATCAAAAGTTTTCTCAGCAAGGTTCAAAAATTCCAAGTCAAGAGGTTTATAGACGAGAATCCGGAGTCCCTCACTCAATATGGCCTGGACGCTCCCTCCGCACAATTGACCCTTGAAACCTCGGGCGAGAACAAGACAGCCATGACTCTTTTGGTAGGAGGCAAACTGGATGATGATGAAGGGTTTTATGGCAAAGTCGAAGGCGCAAACAATGTCGTATTATTTGGCAATCAACTCGTCGATACGCTTTCCAAAAAACCGGTCGATTTCATAAGCAAGACCCTCCTTGAGTTTGAGGAAAAAAATGTGTCCCAAATTCAATTGCGAACTAAGGAGGATGAGATTGTTGTGGCCCGGAATGAGCAGGACGCATCACATTGGGCCATTAAAAAACCCATTGAATCCGATGCGGACTCAGCAACCCTCAACAGTCTGCTGTTCGACTTGAAAGGGGCTAGAATCACAGAATTTGTAAAGACCTCCCTAAAAAATCCTGAGCTTTTTGGACTGGACGAGCCAAAGCAAGTTTTTACCGTGAGCATGGGCAATGAAAAATTGTGGACTCTCGAACTGGGAAATAAATCCAGCGATGAAAAACATTTCTTTGCCCGCCGCACGGGAGACTCTACTGTTTTCACGATTGCTGCGGACACCATTGACAAACTGTTTCGTTCTCTTCACGATCTGAAAAATAAACAGCTTCTGAGCTTCAAGAAAGAGGAAGTCGAAAAGATTTCAATCGAATATCCCCGCCAGTCTTTTGAACTACAAAGGCAGGGAAAGACCTGGAACCTCACTCAACCGGAGACAATTAAAAACGTGAAGGAATTTATCGGCAACGATATTCTCTGGTCACTCAACAATCTGGAATACGAATCGGTCGTCAGCCCTCCTCTCGACGTAAAAGAATCCGGTCTGGACCAGCCCACGGTTTCAGTAACCATTCGGAAAGAAAAGGGTCAGCAAATCGGCCTGGTTATCGTTGGGAAAAAAGTTAAGGATAAGGCAGAGTACTATGCCAGGGTGGATGGAGTTTCTGACCTTTATACCATCAAGAGCCTGTTCCTCGAAAGCCTGCCAAAGGATTTGCAAAAATTCAACGATTAAAATACTATCGCTGAGTTGCTCCTTATCCCCGGCCATTGCCATTTCCCAACGAGATATTCCACGCTTTTCCGGGTATCCAGCTTCCGATTAATAAGTTCATTGACCTTCAATCCAGCCTCAATACTGCATTTGTAATAAAATGAAAGGATTTCTTTTAGCAAGCGACCTATATTTAAGAGCTAAGGACAACCCTAATCGTGGTGGGACAAATACTCTCTCTCAGATAGGAAAAATGTATATAAGGAGTCCAAATCATGAACAAACTTGAAGCTATTGAATCGTTAGTCTCAAAAATACCCTGCCCTGTATGTCTGAATTCAAGGTTTCAAGTCAACCTCAGCTGTGACTCGCCCCATTCACCTTGTGATTACCATGCAGTATGTGGACACTGTCATTACAAATTCGTAGTCACCGAAGATTATGATCAAAACCGGGATATTTTTCAGAGCGTTAAAGAACATATTGAAAAGAATGGCTGTCCAAAATGTGAAAGTAAAGACTTGGACATTGAATTTATGTGTGACCTGGGATCGCAGGATTGTTTTTTTCTGGTGAAATGTGGAAAAGGCGGTCATTACAGTAAAGTCGATCAAAAAGGCATTTTTTACCTGTTCCACTAATCCGCAAATCCGATTTCCTGGCCAGCCACGGGCAAATTTCCACAATGCCGGGAGAGGTCTTCCCGTGCGTCAATCCTTTTAAAGGTCGCTTCAGCGGCCACATATTAAGGTTATCAGAGGTATTGCCGTAGAGATATTTTGAAGGTAAAACTCTCAGATCCGATTAAATTCCAAATATTCGAGTTTATTTATATAATCCCCCATATGTAGGCAGTATTTATTTTTTTTACACATTATGTGGTGGCAAGGAGACGCCAAGTTATTACATGAAAAAAATTTACCCACCTATCTCATTGAAAGTTAATACGTTTTATTAGGCATGGGGGGGGGTAAATGTATTTTTATAGTTGACAGCCACTATATGTAGTGTTACGTTTCACAAGCTACACCAAATAAAGTGATTTTAAGCCGTCTACAGAGAATCTTTAAGAATTAAATTTTAAGGTTTATCGAACTGGAAGGCTTAAAAATATCCGAATACAGATAAAAATAATGAGTGAATAAGAACTTCCATCGGCGGGTTACTAGAAGAGAGATGTCCATATGTTAGTTAAGATTCATCCCAAAAATTTTGCAACCGATCGTGGTATTTTTGGAATGGTCCCCAGTCCCACCCCCCTTCCCAAAACCCCTAATGTTTTGAGCGCCAGCCGGGACCTCCGTTTTTCTTGGCAGAAGAAGCCCTTCCAAGTGGCGTATAGTAGTGGAACCTCTTTTTATACCCAGGGAATTTTGGACATAAATTCGTTTGGGGAAATAGTAACCCGCCTCCTTTCTTTGAATTTAACCGTCTCGCCCGGTCCAAATGTTTGATCCGCGTATAGGTGGCTTGTTGTCAAGGACAGGCATAGGGAGTCTTTTGGTTTTATAGTGAGTTGTTTTTTTGGATGGGCGGGGCGGTTTTCATTTTCTCTAAATAAATTTAAAACATTTCAATCGACAGGAACGGCAAAGAGATTTTTCCTGGCCTCCAAACCTTCTGAGTTTGAGGATTCGCTTGCCATTAACCACCGCTTGAACTATAGTAAACCTCTGAATAAAAGGAGTTGGACGCCTTCATGCTGGACTTTTCAAACCCCAAATGTGAAGTATCCGGTGAATATGTTCCTGTTTATTCGCATGCGGGAGATGCCGGAGCGGACCTCCGGTCCTCTGTAGAAGAAGCGATTCCGGCTCGGGGAAAAAAACTGGTTGCCACTGGCATCCGTTTAAAACTTCCTGCGGGCCATGTCGGGTTGATCTGGCCCCGGAGTGGACTGGCGGTCAAACATGCTCTCGACTGCGGAGCCGGGGTGATTGATTCCGGATACCGGGGAGAGGTCAAAGTGCTTCTATTCAACCATTCGGATGAAGACTATTGCATCAAAAAAGGTGACCGAATCGCGCAACTCATCATCCAGAAATATGAAAAAGTTGATTTTATCCCTGTAGAAAGTTTGGAAGAAACCACCCGTGGGAGCCAGGGGTTCGGTTCCACTGGAAAATGAAAACAGGGCTAAATAAATCAGAACAGATGCTTTTCCCCCTAGTTTGAGTAAAAAGGGTTTACAATGCCTAGCAACACTTTTGAAAATTTCATGAATCGTTGGTTCCATGCGATGAATCCTAATGACACCTTGCTAAAAATCAATAACGGACTTTGTTTGTGCCGGGGAGATACTGATGGGCTCGTTTAGAGGCTGGTTACAGAAAATGTTTGGCATTCCCGCAGGGGAAACGAAGGAACCCTCTACCGCTCCTGCCATGGGAGAAGCTGAACCCGCCAAGGAAAAACATTTTCATGTCGTCCGTGTGCAACCCACGCCGAATCCAGACGCCTTTCAATTCATAATGAACGGCCCGGTCATTGCTGAAGCAACCAAAACTTTCAATTCAGCCGAGGAAGCCAAAGGCGATCCGCTGGGCGAGGCCCTGTTCGGAATTTTTGGAGTTGAAAACGTATTTCTAAAAGAAAATTATGTGACCGTCACGAAATCCAAAGTGGTCGGCTGGCATACGGTCATGGAAATCGTTGGCGAAACCATCGAAAACCATCTGCATTTTTACGAAGCTGTAAAGGTGACTGAAGAAATCAAACCCGCAATCGACCCCGTTCTCGAAGGTTTCAAAAAAGATGAATTCAGTACTTATTCCGAAAAGCAAAAGACGGAAGTGATTGAAGCTCTTCTGGATGTCGCGATCCGCCCCGCCCTGTCCAACGATGGCGGCGGACTGGATATTCTTGGAATCGAAGGCACCGTTATAAAAATTCATTACCAGGGGGCCTGTGGGAGCTGCCCCAGCTCCACAACCGGAACCTTGAGTTACATCGAAAATTTTCTGAAAGAAGCGGTCCACCCGGATCTTACCGTCCAGGCCAATTGACACCGGCTTGTCCCGATCCCTCTTCCTTAATAAATCCTCACAACCACTTGCTGGGAATCTCCGGCGGATGGTAATCCAGAATATACTGCAATGCGGCTTCCGGATCGGGCTCCACCGCAAACAAGTCTATCGTCTCTTGCTTGGCAAATTTAAGATCGACCATTTCCTGTAAGTTTTCAATCAACCCATCATAAAAATTACAGGTGTTGATGAACACCAGCGGCTTGTTGGTTAATTTGAGTTGTTTCATGGACAGAATTTCCATTGCCTCTTCCAAAGTACCGATTCCGCCGGGAAGGGTGATAAACGCATCCGACTTTTGATCCATGACCGCCTTTCTCTCCCGCATGTCTTTGGTCACGATCAATTCATCTGCTTCCCCATATTCAATTTCCTTGATCTTAAAAAATTCCGGCAACACCCCCGTAACTTTTCCTCCGGATTCATGAACGCCTCGGGCAACACAACCCATTAATCCAATTGAAGCGCCCCCATAAATAAGATTCAAACCCAGACGACCCAATCGGCGCCCCAGGTCGGTCGCTGTGGCCTTGTAGACTTCATCTACAGACTCACTGGAAGAACAAAATACACAAACCGAACGAATCATATTCATACGCTTTCAAAAAACGGGTTCCAAAATTTTAAATCCAGACATTGTACCCTAAAGAACCCCTTATTAATCAATGTAATGAATATCACAAAAGTTTGTGATTGGTTTCCTTCACGCACAAATAAAACATAGTTACCTTAGGTATAGAAATTACGTTGCTTCACTCACGACTCATAGTAATTACAACCATTCATTCGCGGAGGTGCAACATGATACATGAAGTAAGAGTTCTTAATCCCAAGGGAAAAATAAAAAAGCTGATTTCGAGTCAGGAATTGCGGCAGGAACACTGGAGAAAGTTCAACGACCTGAGCCATGAAATTACCATTGGAAAGTTTTCCAGAGGCCGGGTACCTCGATTCGTCAAACAAACTCTGGCAAACGAATTCCGCGATCACGAAGAAGAATACCAATAACCAATAAATACTTTGGCAAATCATGAAAAAAAATCAGGTATCTTTTTACAAACCTCTCCATGCGCTCACATCTAAAATCTTATTAGAAAAACGGCTCTTATGAAAAATTTTCCGCGAATCATTTGGTTTCATCTTAAAATATCCTTCAGGTAAAACCGAAATATTCAATGGAAATGAAATAGTGAGATCGACTCCTATGACTAAAGAGCAATTCGATCAATTCAGAAATAAGATTCTGGCGCTGTCCGGCGACACGGAGGTATTTTGGGAGGAATTTAAAACCTTGCAAACCACCAAAGAAAAAGCCATCCACCTGCTGCGAGAAAAAAATTATCAGTTGGAGGTGAGGAATGAAGAACTTCAAAAAGCAAAAAATGAAGTAAAAAATTTTAAATCCCACCTCCAGGAAGCCTTAAAAAAAATAAAGCAACTCGAAAGGGAAAAACCTCAGACCATCCCCTCTCAACTAAATATAAAAGAGGAACCAACCGATATCGTTGATCTAAGAAAAATCGCTAACGATTTCGACGTAAGACTGGCACAAAGGAAAGAGGAAAAAACATTGCATTATTTGCAGGAATGGTGACCTGGAATAGTCTGGAATTTCGTGAGCCTCCGCCGCCCCCCTCACAAAGAAGAATAGT
This genomic interval carries:
- a CDS encoding ABC transporter ATP-binding protein, producing the protein MIEVENLTKFYGPRPAIKGITFNVNKGEVVGFLGPNGAGKSTTMNILCCIMPASSGSARICGHDVFEESMEIRKKIGYLPETPPLYPDMTVTSYLQFAARIRRVPSKKVSAAVDRVLEKCVLKDVRDRIIKRLSKGFQQRVGLAQSMIHDPEILILDEPTIGLDPIQIIEIRKLIQELANSHTIILSSHILPEITQICKRVIILNEGEIAAVDTLEGLTSSLNKSERFILKVRNSQNGISEKLGALENVISVKTEKQGQFLVESEMGSHLQDQVARLALENSWGIEELKIVSMTLEDIFLRLTLEENQPNKEKKGVDV
- a CDS encoding TIGR00730 family Rossman fold protein, whose translation is MNMIRSVCVFCSSSESVDEVYKATATDLGRRLGRLGLNLIYGGASIGLMGCVARGVHESGGKVTGVLPEFFKIKEIEYGEADELIVTKDMRERKAVMDQKSDAFITLPGGIGTLEEAMEILSMKQLKLTNKPLVFINTCNFYDGLIENLQEMVDLKFAKQETIDLFAVEPDPEAALQYILDYHPPEIPSKWL
- a CDS encoding Gldg family protein; translated protein: MKLWNAISGWVALMLGLSCLFIYIVAPQQTLWIASAGGISLVNALVYIISERDAIKRGIKSRTALYGMNTVILFCVFLGILVFANLISNRHKQRFDFTSSEIFTLAPQTEKIVSNLPREVTMTAFFQGESPIKADFKNLMDGYLGLSNKITLSFVDPDKNPAIVKQYGITTYGTVVLESGKQETKVQNPKEESVTNALLKVTRDEKKKIYFLEGHGERDPDNTEGQGYSSTKQALERDGFTVEKLLLLQTANVPSDADALVIAGPEKPLLPQEQKALEAFLQKGGSILLLLDPQTKSGLEDFLNHWGIGLREDIVIDPMSKLFGGDYAAPVVSQYMIHDITKNFSLPTIFPVLRSVTAKQTEGIEVDELLQTGENSWAEIDFAGKKVKFDEGVDQKGPITIAVIASKKIVSEKTPTPSEDENQNSKKQSPKKGNLMVIGDSDFANNTYFNFSGNGDFFLNTASWLAEEENLIAIRPKERKDTPIHLTSDWGSAIFLLGTIIFPGVIVLAGIRNWWTRRRL
- a CDS encoding DUF4340 domain-containing protein; the encoded protein is MKFKGTLWMAAAFLGIVLYYYLVDVPAVKKQTQEKERAEKILLFETEQVEEFRLVKKDQTLYLKRTSPDTWELLEPVRAKADGQTVNSFLSFLQSARYSRTVEDSAKDLAVYGLQAPSLTIRLRLKDQGEQTLLVGDDHPMTQNLYVKQEEQNKVLLATAKRQDLDKSLFDFRDKSLLGFKVEEIAQIKFQNDGQSFRLTKQNEQWEIANGIKAKGDSGDIKSFLSKVQKFQVKRFIDENPESLTQYGLDAPSAQLTLETSGENKTAMTLLVGGKLDDDEGFYGKVEGANNVVLFGNQLVDTLSKKPVDFISKTLLEFEEKNVSQIQLRTKEDEIVVARNEQDASHWAIKKPIESDADSATLNSLLFDLKGARITEFVKTSLKNPELFGLDEPKQVFTVSMGNEKLWTLELGNKSSDEKHFFARRTGDSTVFTIAADTIDKLFRSLHDLKNKQLLSFKKEEVEKISIEYPRQSFELQRQGKTWNLTQPETIKNVKEFIGNDILWSLNNLEYESVVSPPLDVKESGLDQPTVSVTIRKEKGQQIGLVIVGKKVKDKAEYYARVDGVSDLYTIKSLFLESLPKDLQKFND
- a CDS encoding NifU family protein codes for the protein MGSFRGWLQKMFGIPAGETKEPSTAPAMGEAEPAKEKHFHVVRVQPTPNPDAFQFIMNGPVIAEATKTFNSAEEAKGDPLGEALFGIFGVENVFLKENYVTVTKSKVVGWHTVMEIVGETIENHLHFYEAVKVTEEIKPAIDPVLEGFKKDEFSTYSEKQKTEVIEALLDVAIRPALSNDGGGLDILGIEGTVIKIHYQGACGSCPSSTTGTLSYIENFLKEAVHPDLTVQAN
- a CDS encoding ABC transporter permease subunit, with protein sequence MRNAWVIAKRDMGSYFNSPVFYVVTTVFLVIYSFIFSQILTFFSFQSVQAGQFRGMNIGLNLNEMVIEPSFHNMAVTLLLIIPILTMRSFADEKKSKTYTLLLSSPIDLKEIIFGKFLACMTVVTVMILLSSYSIGFLLLLGEPEIGPIVTSYLGTLLMAGCYVAMGVFASSLTDNQIIAAVIAFGMSLFMWIIGWASQAASAGLGEVLQFLSLIDHMQRFLKGIVDTSDVIYYLSFILLNLFLTHRVLDSQRWR
- the dut gene encoding dUTP diphosphatase, producing MLDFSNPKCEVSGEYVPVYSHAGDAGADLRSSVEEAIPARGKKLVATGIRLKLPAGHVGLIWPRSGLAVKHALDCGAGVIDSGYRGEVKVLLFNHSDEDYCIKKGDRIAQLIIQKYEKVDFIPVESLEETTRGSQGFGSTGK